The window GGACAGCGCGAGGACGCCGATGCGCTGGAGCGTCGCACTCCGGGCCTCGTCGAGGCGGAACCACCGGGTCGGCCGGTAGCCCTGGTACCACAGGACGGCCAGCGCCGCGAAGTTGATCGAGAGGATGTTCACCATGGTCAGCACGCCCGAGCCGATGCTGACGAGCGGCTGTCCCCACGCCAGGCCGATGCCGACGGTCGCCGCCGGCGGGATCAGTGCCACGGAGATCATCACGCCGACCAGTGCCGTCGAAACCCCGGAAGAGAGGCTCAGGGCGCCCGCGATGCCGGCCCCCAGTGCGACCACGAGCGAGAGGAAGTCCGGGGCCACCCGCTCGCGCACCTGCTGGATCGTCGTCACGTCGGTCAGGGGTGGGACGAGGTGTGTCGACCTGATGAGGGCGGCGAAGGCGGCGGCGCTGGCGACGGAGAGCAGGACCCCCAGGACCTGGAGCTTCAGGCCGCGCCGGAACAGGTCGCTGTCGTCGACCACGGTCCCGACGCTGGTCGACAGCGCCGGTCCCACCAGCGGCGCGATGACCATCGAGCCGACCACGACTGCCGGGGAGTTCAGCAGGAGGCCGGCCGTGGCGATGACCGAGCTGATGACGGTCATCGTGACGTAGTTGGGTATCGTCGCTGACAGGTCTCTGGCCGACGACGTCAGCTCCTCGCGGGCGATGCGGCTCTCGTCGTGATCCTCGGCGTAGCGCGCCTCCAGCTCCTCGAACTGCTCGGAGATGACCGTGTTCGCGTCGAGAATGACCGTGTAGGCGTTCTCCTCGATGCCGACCTCCCGCAGGTCCTCGAGGACGGGCTCGACCGCCGGCGTCGGGAGCGGGAACGAGACCAGCGCGGTGAACTCTCGACCGCTGGTCTCGTCGCTGACGACGTAATCGATGCCCTCGTCGTCGAGGACGGCCAGAACCGTCTCGCGCTTCCCCGCCGGGATCGTCACCTGGACGAGTCGCACGTTTCGGGTTGGGCCCCGCGGGGGCAAATAAGAACTGGTACGTGTCTGCCTACTGCTCGATTCCCGCCGGTCCGGCGTCGAACGCGTCGCGGACGAGGTCCGCAGCGACGTCGCCGCCGGGACGGACGCCCGCCGACCGAAACCGCGTTCCATATGCCGCTCGCCCGGTTACGTGCGGGTATGTTCGAGACGCGACCGGACCGATCGAGCGAGGTGGTGCTCGTCGGTCGGTCGAACGTCGGTAAGTCGACGCTGATGCGGGAGATCACCGGCCACGACGTCTCCACCGGCCAGCGACCGGGCGTCACCCGGGAGCCCAACCACTTCGACTGGGTGGCCGAGGACTTCGTCGTCACCGACCTCCCGGGCTTCGGGTTCATGGACGGCGTCCCGGAGGAGGTCCGCGAGCAGATCAAGACGGACGTCGTCCGCTACGTCGAGGAGCACGCCGACCGGATCCTCGTCGGCATCCTCGTGCTCGACGGCAAGGCGGCCGTCGACATCATGGACCGCCACTCCGGCCCCGACGAGGTGCCCCACGCCGTCGAGCTGTTCCACTTCTTGCGGGACGTCGGCGTCGAGCCCGTCGTCGCCGTCAACAAGATGGACAAGGTCGACGACGAGGACGAGCGGCTGGACGCCATCTGCGAGCGGCTCGGCCTCGTGCCGCCCTGGCAGCAGTGGCCCGAGACGATCGCCCCGATCAGCGCCAAGCGCGGCAACGTCGACGCGCTCAACGAGGCCGTCCGCGAGCACCTCCACGAGGCCGGCCGGGACGACCTGTTCCAGTTCTTCTGACGCGGCCGACCGTCGTCCGCGTCCGCCGTCGCTCCTCGCTCCGTCGCCGCGAGCGGCGACTCCGGTCGCCGTCTCCCGTTTTACATTTACGACTTATCTAGATATAGGCAAAGTTCGAAACATCGTAAAATATACCTTCGAGCGCTAAAATAGTTCTTCCAGACCCACGTAATAAATCGGCATGGGAGGGGGGTCGAACGCGGGGTGAAGGGGTGCGTCCGCGGGTGGGACCGCGGTAGTCGCCTCGGGTTCGCCTTCTGTGGTGGGTGCAAACGAATGACGTCGAACGAATCACAGCGGTCGACGACGAACAGCGTATCGAGTATCCGGCGTTCGCGGGCGCGCGCCGCAGACGTCGCCGGCGGGGGGATCGGCACGGTCGCCGCGGTCGCCCTGGCCCTGGCGCTGCTGGGCGTCCCGGCGGTCGCCGCGGTGGGGTCCGCCCAGAACGGGGCACCGGTCGACATCTCGGCGCCCGAGTCGGTCGAACCGGGCGCGACGATCGAGGTGGCCTACACCGTCACGAACCCGGCGGGCGACACGCGAGGCTTCCGAATACGGAACGGGTTCCCCGACGGCTGGGCCGTCCAGAAGGTCACCAGAACCGGCCCGGTGATGTACACGCACATCTCGGGCTCCTGGCTGTGGCTGGAACCCTTCGCACCGGGCGAGTCCCGGACGGTGTCGGCGACCGTCGAGGTGCCCGCCGACGCCAGCGGCACCGCGACGCTCACGCCGAACCTGCTAGTGTCGGGCGGCACGAACCTGACCGCGTCCGAGAGCGTGGCCATCGACGCCGGCGGCGGCACCGACGACGGCGACACCGGTGACGCGCCCAACGACGGCGACGACAGCGACGTGCCGGGCGACGGCAGCAACGACGGCGACACTCCAGACGAGGGTGACGACGGGAGCGACGACTCCGGGGACGGCGACGAGAGTGACGACGGCGACGACGGGAGCGACGCGCCCGACGACGGGGACGACGGCAGCGACACTCCTGACGAAGGTGACGACGATGGGTCCGACGGCGGCGATGCGCCGAGCGACGGCACCGACGACGAGAACGACGACGAATCGGACCGGGACGACGACGCCGAGGCGGCCCAACCGGTCGCCGTGTCGGCCCCCGATTCGGTCGAACCCGGCGCGACGGCCGAGGTGTCCTACACCGTCACGAACGCGGCGGCCGACACCCGCGGGTTCTCGATGACGAACGGCCTTCCCGACGACTGGTCCGTACGGAGCGTCACTGAGACCGGTCCCGTGATGTACGCGAACCTCTCCGGAACCTGGTGGTGGACCGAGCCCTTCTCCCCGGGCGAGTCGCGGACCGTCTCCGCGACAGTCGTGGTACCCGCCGATGCGAACGGTACCGCGACGCTCACGCCGGAGGCCCTCGCCGGCGACGGGGACAACTGGACCGCGTCCGAGAGCGTGGCCGTCGCGTCCGACGAAGAGAGCGACGACAGCGGCGACACGGGCGACGAACCCGGCGAAGGCAACGAGAGCGACTCCGGGGAGGACGGTGACGAATCGAACGACGGCGACGCTCCGGACGAGGGCGACGACGACAACGCCGACCAGCCGGACGACGGTGACGACTCCGGCGACGACGGTGACGACTCCGGCGACGACGGCGACACTCCGGACGAGGGCGACGAGTCGGACAAGGATGACAGCGACGAGTCGGATCAGGACGACAGTGAAGAGTCGAATCAGGACGACGGCGACGCCGAATCGCTGTCGGTCTCGGCACCCAGTTCGGTGACACCGGGCGCGACGGCGGAGGTGTCCTACACCGTCACGAACACGGAAGACGGCACTCGTAGCTTCCTCCTCCAGAACGGGATCCCGGACGGCTGGATCGTCCGGAACGCTACCAAGGGTGGCAGCCTGATGTACGCGAACTCGTCTGGCACCTGGATGTGGATGGAGCCCTTCGCACCGGGCGAGTCCCGGACGGTGTCAGCGACCGTCGAGGTGCCCGCCGACGCCAGCGGCACCGCGACGCTCACGCCCGAGGCGCTCGCCGATAACGACGAGAGCTGGACGCCCACCAGAACGCTGTCGGTGACGGCGGCCGACGACGGCACGGGCGACGATCAGGGTGACGACTCCGGAGAAGATGACGGGAGCGATAACTCCGGGGAAGACGACAGGAGCGACGATTCCGGAGAAGATGACGACAGCGGTGAGTCGGACGACGGCGATGACGGGAGTGACGAATCCGGAGAGGACGACGAGACTGACAGCTCTGATGACGACGAGACCGACGGATCTGGAGACGATGACGGCGACGAGTCGGACGAAAGTGACGACTCGGGAGACAGCGACGAGAGTGACGATTCAGACGACAGTGACGAGAGCGATAACTCCGGAGAAGACGATGAAAGCGATAACTCCGAAGAAGACGACGAGAGTGACGGGTCTGATGGTGACGAAACCGATGGGCCCGGAGACGATGACGGCGGTGAGGCGGACGACGGTGACGGCGGGAGTGACGATTCGGAAGGCGGCGATGAGAGTGACGACTCGGAGAACAGCGACGATTCCGGAGGGGATGACGAGAGCGACCCGGACGACGGCGACGAAACCGACGACGACTCGAGCAACGAGAACGACGGCGAGTCGGACGACGGGACCGACGGTGACGACGAGACCGACGGCGACGAAAGTGATGGCGATGACGAAAACGAGGAAGACAGCGACGACGTAGGCGACGAACCGGATCAGGGTGACGACGCCGGCGACGGTGACGGGAACGACGACGGGAACGCTCCCCCGAGCGACGGTACCGACCCCGGAGAGAACGACGAGGAAACTGACGGCGACGACCAGAACGATACCAGCGACTCGGACGACGATTCCCAGGATTCGGACAACAGCGACTCCGAGAACGATCCGGATAACAGCGACTCCGAGAACGACGAGTCGGAGAACGATCCGGGTAACAGCGACTCCGAGAACGACGAATCCGAGAACGATCCGGGTAACGGCGACTCCGAGAACAACGAGTCCGAGAACGATCCGGATAACAGCGATTCAGACGATAACGACTCGGATGACGATTCCGAGAACAGCGACTCGGACGATAACGACTCGGATGACGATTCCGAGAACAGCGACTCAGACGATAACGACTCAGACGATAACGATTCGGAAGACGATTCCGAGAACAACGACTCAGACGATAACGACTCGGATGACGATTCCGAGAACAGCGACTCAGACGATAACGACTCAGACGATAACGATTCGGAAGACGATTCCGAGAACAACGACTCAGACGATAACGACTCGGATGACGATTCCGAGGACAACGACTCGGGCAACTCCGGTGGCGGAGCCGGGGCTCCCGACGACGATGCCGGCGACGACGAGACGACGGCGTCGCCGACTCCGGAGCCCGCGACGACGACGGTCACCGCGACGCAGGGCGAGACGACGACCACGGTCACCGAGACGGCGGTCCCGACTGGGACCTACACGCCCACCCAGACGGAGGTGCCGCCCACGCCGGCGACCGGAGCCCGGACGACCAGCGGCTCCGGCCCCGGATTCACCGGCACGACGGTCCTG of the Halomicrobium salinisoli genome contains:
- the engB gene encoding GTP-binding protein EngB, whose product is MFETRPDRSSEVVLVGRSNVGKSTLMREITGHDVSTGQRPGVTREPNHFDWVAEDFVVTDLPGFGFMDGVPEEVREQIKTDVVRYVEEHADRILVGILVLDGKAAVDIMDRHSGPDEVPHAVELFHFLRDVGVEPVVAVNKMDKVDDEDERLDAICERLGLVPPWQQWPETIAPISAKRGNVDALNEAVREHLHEAGRDDLFQFF
- a CDS encoding TIGR00341 family protein encodes the protein MRLVQVTIPAGKRETVLAVLDDEGIDYVVSDETSGREFTALVSFPLPTPAVEPVLEDLREVGIEENAYTVILDANTVISEQFEELEARYAEDHDESRIAREELTSSARDLSATIPNYVTMTVISSVIATAGLLLNSPAVVVGSMVIAPLVGPALSTSVGTVVDDSDLFRRGLKLQVLGVLLSVASAAAFAALIRSTHLVPPLTDVTTIQQVRERVAPDFLSLVVALGAGIAGALSLSSGVSTALVGVMISVALIPPAATVGIGLAWGQPLVSIGSGVLTMVNILSINFAALAVLWYQGYRPTRWFRLDEARSATLQRIGVLALSIVVLSAFLGGVTVDSYERAATEEQIQEGAERIVTSAGATLVDVEVEQTSAPLFQEPARVIVTVGVDTDQERPDLVDDLDEMADEVSGQNVATEVRYVTISRA